From one Equus asinus isolate D_3611 breed Donkey chromosome 5, EquAss-T2T_v2, whole genome shotgun sequence genomic stretch:
- the GNB1 gene encoding guanine nucleotide-binding protein G(I)/G(S)/G(T) subunit beta-1 has protein sequence MSELDQLRQEAEQLKNQIRDARKACADATLSQITNNIDPVGRIQMRTRRTLRGHLAKIYAMHWGTDSRLLVSASQDGKLIIWDSYTTNKVHAIPLRSSWVMTCAYAPSGNYVACGGLDNICSIYNLKTREGNVRVSRELAGHTGYLSCCRFLDDNQIVTSSGDTTCALWDIETGQQTTTFTGHTGDVMSLSLAPDARLFVSGACDASAKLWDVREGMCRQTFTGHESDINAICFFPNGNAFATGSDDATCRLFDLRADQELMTYSHDNIICGITSVSFSKSGRLLLAGYDDFNCNVWDALKADRAGVLAGHDNRVSCLGVTDDGMAVATGSWDSFLKIWN, from the exons ATGAGTGAACTTGACCAGTTACGGCAGGAGGCTGAACAGCTTAAAAACCAAATTAGA GATGCCAGGAAAGCGTGTGCAGATGCAACTCTTTCTCAG ATCACAAACAACATCGACCCTGTGGGAAGAATCCAGATGCGCACCAGGAGAACGCTGAGGGGACACTTGGCCAAGATTTATGCCATGCACTGGGGCACGGATTCCAG GCTTCTAGTTAGTGCTTCACAGGATGGTAAACTTATCATCTGGGATAGCTACACCACAAACAAG GTCCATGCCATCCCTCTGCGCTCCTCGTGGGTCATGACCTGTGCATACGCCCCTTCTGGGAACTATGTGGCCTGCGGTGGCCTGGATAACATCTGCTCCATTTACAATCTGAAAACTCGTGAAGGGAATGTACGTGTGAGCCGTGAACTGGCCGGACATACAG GTTACCTGTCCTGCTGCCGCTTCCTGGATGACAATCAGATCGTCACCAGCTCTGGAGACACCACCTG TGCTCTGTGGGACATCGAGACCGGCCAGCAGACGACCACGTTCACTGGACACACCGGGGATGTTATGAGCCTTTCTCTCGCTCCTGATGCCAGACTGTTTGTTTCTGGTGCTTGTGATGCTTCAGCCAAACTCTGGGATGTGCGAGAAGGGATGTGCCGGCAAACTTTCACCGGCCACGAGTCTGACATCAATGCCATCTGT ttctttccAAATGGCAACGCATTTGCCACTGGCTCAGATGACGCTACCTGCAGGCTGTTTGACCTTCGTGCGGATCAGGAGCTCATGACTTATTCCCATGACAACATCATATGTGGGATAACCTCCGTGTCCTTCTCCAAGAGCGGGCGCCTCCTCCTCGCAGGGTACGACGACTTCAACTGCAACGTCTGGGACGCGCTCAAAGCCGACAGGGCTG GTGTCTTGGCTGGGCATGACAACCGTGTCAGCTGCCTGGGGGTGACTGATGACGGGATGGCCGTGGCAACGGGGTCCTGGGACAGCTTCCTCAAGATCTGGAACTAG